The proteins below are encoded in one region of Opisthocomus hoazin isolate bOpiHoa1 chromosome 26, bOpiHoa1.hap1, whole genome shotgun sequence:
- the CALCOCO2 gene encoding calcium-binding and coiled-coil domain-containing protein 2 isoform X3, with amino-acid sequence MDETSDEPPTSAVLLDNCHFSQVVFNDVEKFYVPGIDITCYYTLTQNIVPRRKDWVGIFRVGWKTTREYYTFTWAPLPSDVHSDRAVQQQIQFKAYYLPKDDEYYQFCYVDQDGVVRGASIPFQFRAETEDDILVVTTQGEVEEIELQNKNLREENEELKASCASLQKQNIALQEELSKAQELQKSLESLRSNTDKLELELNSLKKENKHLKELGDCRVAELHQLKEQIQSVTSDKEHLETRLKTALDHMDQLQSQVLSYEKEVENLSRLDRDKTEQLESLKEENRQLRMATAQQQQNCDLMKELEEQKRLFQILQAEKNKADEENQKLREENDGLLRHLSQARAVSSFSVVSQAQAPIPAPEVGGLLFGNPYCAAGANLGAGAADLASIRKCPMCDEVFPEDVETSQYEAHVQSHLLECPLCSETFEKSNKQVFDDHMFCHDLE; translated from the exons ATGGATGAGACCTCAGACGAGCCTCCCACTTCTGCTGTCCTCTTAGACAACTGCCACTTCTCCCAGGTTGTCTTTAATGATGTGGAGAAGTTTTATGTTCCCGGAATAGACATAACCTGTTATTACACCCTCACGCAGAACATCGTTCCTCGCAGGAAGGACTGGGTGGGCATCTTCCGG GTGGGCTGGAAAACAACCCGGGAATATTACACGTTCACGTGGGCTCCTCTGCCCAGTGACGTCCACAGTGATAGGGCTGTGCAGCAACAGATCCAGTTCAAAG CTTACTACCTACCGAAAGATGATGAATACTACCAGTTCTGCTACGTCGACCAGGATGGTGTGGTCCGTGGAGCCAGTATCCCTTTCCAGTTCAGGGCAGAGACTGAGGATGATATCCTGGTGGTTACCACGCAG GGAGAAGTAGAAGAGATTGAACTACAAAACAAAAATTTGCGTGAAGAAAATGAGGAGCTGAAAGCGAGCTGTGCAAGTCTCCAGAAACAAAACATCGCTCTGCAGGAAGAGCTCAGCAAGGCACAG GAGCTGCAGAAGAGTTTAGAGTCTCTGAGGAGCAACACAGATAAACTAGAGCTGGAGCTGAATTccctgaaaaaggaaaataaacatctAAAGGAGCTGGGTGACTGCAGAGTGGCAGAACTGCACCA ACTGAAAGAGCAAATTCAGAGTGTGACCTCTGACAAGGAACACCTGGAAACCAGACTGAAAACAGCCCTGGATCACATGGACCAGCTGCAG TCTCAAGTGTTGAGTTATGAGAAAGAAGTGGAAAATCTGTCTCGTTTGGACCGTGACAAGACAGAGCAGCTTGAAAGTTTGAAGGAAGAGAATCGCCAGTTACGCATGGCAACAGCTCAGCAG CAACAAAACTGTGACTTAATGAAAGAACTTGAGGAGCAGAAGCGTTTGTTTCAGATCCTGCAGGCAGAGAAGAACAAAGCTGATGAGGAAAATCAG AAACTAAGGGAAGAGAATGACGGGCTCCTGAGGCATCTCTCGCAGGCTAGAGCggtttcttccttctctgttgtTTCACAAGCTCAAGCTCCAATTCCAGCTCCTGAAGTAGGAGGCCTTCTGTTTGGAAATCCATATTGTG CTGCAGGAGCAAACCtgggggcaggagctgcagactTA GCTTCTATAAGGAAATGCCCCATGTGCGATGAAGTGTTTCCTGAAGATGTTGAAACAAGTCAGTATGAGGCCCATGTGCAGAGCCATCTTCTGGAGTGCCCCCTCTGCAGTGAGACCTTTGAAAAGTCCAATAAGCAGGTGTTTGATGACCATATGTTTTGTCATGACCTGGAGTAG
- the CALCOCO2 gene encoding calcium-binding and coiled-coil domain-containing protein 2 isoform X2 → MLYLETSTMDETSDEPPTSAVLLDNCHFSQVVFNDVEKFYVPGIDITCYYTLTQNIVPRRKDWVGIFRVGWKTTREYYTFTWAPLPSDVHSDRAVQQQIQFKAYYLPKDDEYYQFCYVDQDGVVRGASIPFQFRAETEDDILVVTTQGEVEEIELQNKNLREENEELKASCASLQKQNIALQEELSKAQELQKSLESLRSNTDKLELELNSLKKENKHLKELGDCRVAELHQLKEQIQSVTSDKEHLETRLKTALDHMDQLQSQVLSYEKEVENLSRLDRDKTEQLESLKEENRQLRMATAQQQQNCDLMKELEEQKRLFQILQAEKNKADEENQKLREENDGLLRHLSQARAVSSFSVVSQAQAPIPAPEVGGLLFGNPYCAAGANLGAGAADLASIRKCPMCDEVFPEDVETSQYEAHVQSHLLECPLCSETFEKSNKQVFDDHMFCHDLE, encoded by the exons ATGCTGTATTTGGAG ACTTCCACGATGGATGAGACCTCAGACGAGCCTCCCACTTCTGCTGTCCTCTTAGACAACTGCCACTTCTCCCAGGTTGTCTTTAATGATGTGGAGAAGTTTTATGTTCCCGGAATAGACATAACCTGTTATTACACCCTCACGCAGAACATCGTTCCTCGCAGGAAGGACTGGGTGGGCATCTTCCGG GTGGGCTGGAAAACAACCCGGGAATATTACACGTTCACGTGGGCTCCTCTGCCCAGTGACGTCCACAGTGATAGGGCTGTGCAGCAACAGATCCAGTTCAAAG CTTACTACCTACCGAAAGATGATGAATACTACCAGTTCTGCTACGTCGACCAGGATGGTGTGGTCCGTGGAGCCAGTATCCCTTTCCAGTTCAGGGCAGAGACTGAGGATGATATCCTGGTGGTTACCACGCAG GGAGAAGTAGAAGAGATTGAACTACAAAACAAAAATTTGCGTGAAGAAAATGAGGAGCTGAAAGCGAGCTGTGCAAGTCTCCAGAAACAAAACATCGCTCTGCAGGAAGAGCTCAGCAAGGCACAG GAGCTGCAGAAGAGTTTAGAGTCTCTGAGGAGCAACACAGATAAACTAGAGCTGGAGCTGAATTccctgaaaaaggaaaataaacatctAAAGGAGCTGGGTGACTGCAGAGTGGCAGAACTGCACCA ACTGAAAGAGCAAATTCAGAGTGTGACCTCTGACAAGGAACACCTGGAAACCAGACTGAAAACAGCCCTGGATCACATGGACCAGCTGCAG TCTCAAGTGTTGAGTTATGAGAAAGAAGTGGAAAATCTGTCTCGTTTGGACCGTGACAAGACAGAGCAGCTTGAAAGTTTGAAGGAAGAGAATCGCCAGTTACGCATGGCAACAGCTCAGCAG CAACAAAACTGTGACTTAATGAAAGAACTTGAGGAGCAGAAGCGTTTGTTTCAGATCCTGCAGGCAGAGAAGAACAAAGCTGATGAGGAAAATCAG AAACTAAGGGAAGAGAATGACGGGCTCCTGAGGCATCTCTCGCAGGCTAGAGCggtttcttccttctctgttgtTTCACAAGCTCAAGCTCCAATTCCAGCTCCTGAAGTAGGAGGCCTTCTGTTTGGAAATCCATATTGTG CTGCAGGAGCAAACCtgggggcaggagctgcagactTA GCTTCTATAAGGAAATGCCCCATGTGCGATGAAGTGTTTCCTGAAGATGTTGAAACAAGTCAGTATGAGGCCCATGTGCAGAGCCATCTTCTGGAGTGCCCCCTCTGCAGTGAGACCTTTGAAAAGTCCAATAAGCAGGTGTTTGATGACCATATGTTTTGTCATGACCTGGAGTAG
- the LOC104328524 gene encoding uncharacterized protein LOC104328524 — MLLHRFGAGREPLLPQGLKPTCKENEKSVPGCSKPMYSATKKKKKDGGFGENHGDIEGKQPAPTAGSAGQLQEKPPQRSSGEGTSSYRSRFLSRGPRGAAAAGYERPLGPGHGGVEKQGFPRPKRVKPVFSRGWTPGAGFPGCQGAVPVPWGRRFAAGHAPPPPPRTAPGGEYQTPGGGTRDRDPRPPPLPHSPSSTAGNLRGWRQAAENQEKAEPPPASPRRPRPWAAPAALLRPCGSVREGPPAVTAPSVQAAEGEGGDTEARSSAKQEPKVPERIGSGAGAAAAGAPERAGPPPSPPRLDGNLYGARRRPAGLMVLWKTSRSPANQQAGEAKCRLPWLSSAPQPCSGAVPGLWPDQLQCLFSAGLRFRLYSQLVFPMGS, encoded by the exons ATGTTACTGCATCGCTTCGGGGCAGGACGTGAGCCCTTGCTGCCACAGGGGTTAAAACCGacttgcaaagaaaatgaaaagtcagtGCCTGGATGCAGCAAACCAATGTAttctgctaccaaaaaaaaaaaaaaagacggcgGGTTTGGTGAAAATCACGGCGATATTGAAGGCAAACAACCCGCCCCGACGGCAGGGTCTGCAGGTCAGCTCCAGGAAAAGCCCCCCCAGCgcagcagcggggaggggacATCTTCTTACCGCTCCCGATTTTTGTCCCGGGGGCCccgcggggctgctgccgccgGCTACGAGCGACCGCTGGGGCCGGGCCACGGAG GTGTAGAAAAACAGGGATTCCCCCGTCCCAAGCGAGTGAAACCGGTTTTCAGCCGCGGTTGGACACCGGGGGCCGGGTTCCCCGGGTGCCAGGGGGCGGTTCCGGTCCCC TGGGGTCGCCGCTTCGCAGCGGggcacgccccccccccccccccccgcacggcCCCCGGAGGGGAGTATCAGACACCGGGAGGGGGTACACGGGACCGGGACCCCCGACCCCCTCCCCTGCCTCACTCACCGAGCAGCACCGCTGGAAACCTCCGGGGCTGGCGGCAGGCGGCGGAGAACCAGGAAAAGGCggagcccccccccgcctctccccgccgtcCCCGCCCCTGGGCGGCCCCGGCCGCGCTGCTGCGCCCCTGCGGCTCGGTGCGGGAGGGCCCCCCCGCGGTAACGGCCCCGTCCGTGCAGGCGGCAGAGGGCGAGGGGGGAGACACCGAGGCTCGGAGCTCGGCGAAGCAGGAGCCCAAAGTCCCG GAAAGAATCGGAAGCGGGGCGGGCGCAGCAGCCGCCGGAGCACCGGAGAGGGCGGGCCCGCCGCCATCACCACCCCGCCTCGATGGTAACCTCTATGGTGCAAGGCGCCGCCCCGCGGGCCTCATGGTCCTCTGGAAGACCTCCAGGTCGCCAGCCAATCAGCAAGCAG GTGAAGCAAAATGCAGGCTCCCGTGGCTCTCCTCAGCTCCCCAGCCCTG TTCCGGTGCAGTTCCAGGGCTCTGGCCAGACCAGTTGCAGTGTCTGTTTTCAGCAGGCCTGAGGTTCAGACTGTACAG CCAGCTGGTGTTTCCCATGGGCAGCTGA
- the CALCOCO2 gene encoding calcium-binding and coiled-coil domain-containing protein 2 isoform X1 produces the protein MGAELSKTSTMDETSDEPPTSAVLLDNCHFSQVVFNDVEKFYVPGIDITCYYTLTQNIVPRRKDWVGIFRVGWKTTREYYTFTWAPLPSDVHSDRAVQQQIQFKAYYLPKDDEYYQFCYVDQDGVVRGASIPFQFRAETEDDILVVTTQGEVEEIELQNKNLREENEELKASCASLQKQNIALQEELSKAQELQKSLESLRSNTDKLELELNSLKKENKHLKELGDCRVAELHQLKEQIQSVTSDKEHLETRLKTALDHMDQLQSQVLSYEKEVENLSRLDRDKTEQLESLKEENRQLRMATAQQQQNCDLMKELEEQKRLFQILQAEKNKADEENQKLREENDGLLRHLSQARAVSSFSVVSQAQAPIPAPEVGGLLFGNPYCAAGANLGAGAADLASIRKCPMCDEVFPEDVETSQYEAHVQSHLLECPLCSETFEKSNKQVFDDHMFCHDLE, from the exons ATGGGAGCTGAGCTTAGCAAG ACTTCCACGATGGATGAGACCTCAGACGAGCCTCCCACTTCTGCTGTCCTCTTAGACAACTGCCACTTCTCCCAGGTTGTCTTTAATGATGTGGAGAAGTTTTATGTTCCCGGAATAGACATAACCTGTTATTACACCCTCACGCAGAACATCGTTCCTCGCAGGAAGGACTGGGTGGGCATCTTCCGG GTGGGCTGGAAAACAACCCGGGAATATTACACGTTCACGTGGGCTCCTCTGCCCAGTGACGTCCACAGTGATAGGGCTGTGCAGCAACAGATCCAGTTCAAAG CTTACTACCTACCGAAAGATGATGAATACTACCAGTTCTGCTACGTCGACCAGGATGGTGTGGTCCGTGGAGCCAGTATCCCTTTCCAGTTCAGGGCAGAGACTGAGGATGATATCCTGGTGGTTACCACGCAG GGAGAAGTAGAAGAGATTGAACTACAAAACAAAAATTTGCGTGAAGAAAATGAGGAGCTGAAAGCGAGCTGTGCAAGTCTCCAGAAACAAAACATCGCTCTGCAGGAAGAGCTCAGCAAGGCACAG GAGCTGCAGAAGAGTTTAGAGTCTCTGAGGAGCAACACAGATAAACTAGAGCTGGAGCTGAATTccctgaaaaaggaaaataaacatctAAAGGAGCTGGGTGACTGCAGAGTGGCAGAACTGCACCA ACTGAAAGAGCAAATTCAGAGTGTGACCTCTGACAAGGAACACCTGGAAACCAGACTGAAAACAGCCCTGGATCACATGGACCAGCTGCAG TCTCAAGTGTTGAGTTATGAGAAAGAAGTGGAAAATCTGTCTCGTTTGGACCGTGACAAGACAGAGCAGCTTGAAAGTTTGAAGGAAGAGAATCGCCAGTTACGCATGGCAACAGCTCAGCAG CAACAAAACTGTGACTTAATGAAAGAACTTGAGGAGCAGAAGCGTTTGTTTCAGATCCTGCAGGCAGAGAAGAACAAAGCTGATGAGGAAAATCAG AAACTAAGGGAAGAGAATGACGGGCTCCTGAGGCATCTCTCGCAGGCTAGAGCggtttcttccttctctgttgtTTCACAAGCTCAAGCTCCAATTCCAGCTCCTGAAGTAGGAGGCCTTCTGTTTGGAAATCCATATTGTG CTGCAGGAGCAAACCtgggggcaggagctgcagactTA GCTTCTATAAGGAAATGCCCCATGTGCGATGAAGTGTTTCCTGAAGATGTTGAAACAAGTCAGTATGAGGCCCATGTGCAGAGCCATCTTCTGGAGTGCCCCCTCTGCAGTGAGACCTTTGAAAAGTCCAATAAGCAGGTGTTTGATGACCATATGTTTTGTCATGACCTGGAGTAG